GCGCAGCGCCCAGTTCGAACAGACCCTGGTGGTCACCAACGACGGCACCGAGATCCTGACCCTGCCGAGCAGCGGCCAGCCGATCCTGGGCGGGGACCCCACCCTGATCGACCTGTCGGACATCCACTGAGCCGAGCCTGACCCCGGTCCGGGAGACCGGTTCCGGAACGCACAAGGCGGCTGGTCCACGATCGTGGACCAGCCGCCTTGTCGTTGTCGGTGGGCACTCTCCCGGAGTGACCCGGGGCCCGGTCAGTCAGTGACCGGATCAGCGACGCCAGCGAGCGCGGGGCTCGCCGGGGTACTTCTTGCAGGTCGCGGTGATGCCCTGCACGGTGGTGCCGGTCGCCCCCTCGGGTGCGCAGAACGAGCCGAAGTGGACTCCGGTCTGCACGGTCCCCTCACCGGGGTTGGGATTCGGGTTCGGGTTGGCATTGCAACCGCCGCCGGTGATCGGCGTGCCGCCACCCTCGGTGAGGCGGTACATGAACGCGTCCATCGCGTCACGCTTTACGGGCTCCATGGGCTTGAAGACGCGGCAGCCGTTGCCGGTCTCCCAGCCGGTGGAGATCCCCTTCTGGGCCAGCCAGGACATCTCCTTGTAGAACTGGGTGGACGACGAGATGTCGACGAACGGCGAGGCGGCCTGGTCGGCGACCTCGGGGCTTCCCGCATAGCGGTAGAGGAAGGCGGCCATCGCATCGCGGGCCACCGGACGCAGCGGCTGGAAGCTGCCGTCCGGGTAACCGGTGGTCACCCCGCGGTCGGCCAACCAGGTGATCTCGGTGAAGAACTGGTTGGTGGCGGGCACGTCGACAAAGGAGGTCGCGGACGCCTGGTCCGCAGCACTCGCCATGGGCGCGTTGAGGGCTGGTGTGAGGGTGGCTGCCAGCAGGATTGCGATGGCAGCGCTGAAGAATCGACGCATGGGTGAACCATAGGGGACGCACAGTTTCCCCGCCAGCGAAAATGCACGCAGTGCAGCATGCTGGGCGGGGAGGGAACGAGCCGGCCGGTAAGCCGGATTCTGTGGCTCCAGGAGCCGATGATCATCCATCTGCGACCGCTGTTGCCAACGGCCTTCCCCCGGCGCTTCCACGCCGGGCGTGCAACCTACCCGCAGGCATCGGGCGGGCCGCCCTCAAACGCCTGCGCGGGCGAGGAATCCTCGTCCTTCTTGGTCTTGCTCCGGGTGGGGTTTGCCCTGCCGACGCAGTCACCTGCGTCGCGGTGGTCTCTTACACCGCCGTTTCACCCTTACCCGATTGCTCGGGCGGTTTGTTTTCTGTGGCACTGTCCCGCGGGTCACCCCGGGTGGATGTTGTCCACCACCCTGCCCTGTGGAGTCCGGACTTTCCTCGACGCCGAAGCGCCGCGATCATCTGGCCGGCTCGTCCAGCCGACCACTCTACCGTCGCCGGTGGCCCCCACCTACCAGCTCACGTGCCATTCGACGTGTCAGCTCACGGACATACCGGCAGACGGCCCTGCCCGCCCCGGCGGGGCTCAGACCCCCGACTGGGAGGTACGGACCAGGATGCGTCCGCACTCATCGCAGCGCAGCACCACATCGACCCCCTCGGCGGCGATGCGGTGCAGCTCGGCCGAATCGATCTCCAGGCCGCAGCCACCACAGCGCTTGGCGCGCAGCTCGGCGGCACCGGTGTTGCCGGTGTGCTCGGCCACGTGGTCGTAGAGCTTCACCAGGTCTTCGGGTAACACATCGGTGATCTCGCCACGTTCGCGCTGCAGCTGGTCGCGCTTGGTCTGCAGGCCGGCCTTCGCGTCATCCCGCTGGGTGAGCAGGGCGCGCATCTGGTTCTCGATCTCGGTGCGCTGGGCGGTGAACTCGCCATGCTCGCGGGCGGCGGCGTCCACCCGGTCCATGGCCTCGAGCTCGATGTCCTCGAGGTCGGAGACGCGTCCCTTGAGGTGTTCGATCTCGTCGGTGATGCCCTTCAGCGCGCGCTCGCTGTTGATCTCACCGGAATGCACGCGCTTCTCATTGCGCTCGAGGCGTTCCTTGGCGGGATTCAGGTCCTTCTCCACCCGGTCCACCTCGGCCTGGGCGTCGCCACGACGTGTCTCCGCCTCGGTGATGCGTTCCGAGAGGGCCAGCCTCTTGGTCTGCAGGGCCGACAGCTGCTGGTTCTCGGGCAGATGCTCACCGGCATGACGCAGCTGCACCAATTCGGTATCGATATGTGCCAGATCAAGCAGTCGGCGCTGGGCGGAAGGGTCAGCTCGCATAGGTGAATCCTTTCTGATTCATCCACCCTAGCCGGGCGACCATGCACGGCCCGGCACGCACAACCAGCCACGCCATAGGATCGGGGCAGGTGGACGGGTCCGGCCCCGGCGCAGGTACGTCCTCCTGACCGGTGCGCGGATGGCGCGCGGCCGGCAGGCAACGGCAACAGCAACAGCGATGGTGATGATGAGCGACAAGCAACCGAAGATCCCCGAGGGACGCACGCCCTTCTCGAGTGCGTTCAAGCAATTCATCTGCGAGGACTGGGCGCCCTACAGCGACCAGCTTCCGTTGCCACTGGACTCGGTGGCGAGCTCCAGCAGGCACCGTGCCGACATCGCCCAGCAGTTCCCCGGCGAGCGCCTGGTGGTGCCGGCCGGCAGCTACAAGCAGCGCAACAACGACTGCGACTACCCCTTCCGCCCCCATTCGGCCTTCACCCACCTCACCGGCCTGGGCACTGACCGCGAGCCGGACGCGGTGCTGTTGATCGAGCCCGACGGCGAGGCGAGGCTGTACTTCCATCCCCGCGCCCCGCGCACCGATCCCGAGTTCTATGCCTCGGCACGCTATGGCGAGATGTGGGTGGGCCAGCGCGATTCCCTGGCGGAGATGTCCGCACGGTGCGGGATCCCGACGGTGGACATCCGCGGCCTCGGCGACGCCCTGTCCGCCGGGCATGCGCCACTGCGGGTGGTGCGTGAGGCCGACCCCGCCGTCACCGAGACGGTGGATGACACCCGTGGCGCGATCCAGCTCGACCGCGATGACGAGCTGGCCACCGCACTGAGCGAACTGCGCCTGGTCAAGGACGATTGGGAGCTCGACCAGCTGCGCGAGGCCTGCCGGGTGAGTGCCCTGGCGTTCGAGGACGTGGTGGCGAACTTCAACAAGGCCGTCGAATACGGTCACGGCGAGCGGTGGATCGAGGGCATCTTCGGCCTGCACGCCCGCCACGAGGGCAACGCCGTCGGCTACGACACGATTGCCGCCGCCGGCGATCACGCCAACACGCTGCACTGGATCAAGAACGACGGCCCACTGCGCGAGGGCGACCTCGTGCTGATGGACGCCGGCATCGAGATCGACTCGCTCTACACCGCCGACATCACCCGCACCATGCCGGTGGGCGGCACCTTCACCACCCCGCAGCGTCAGGTCTATGACGCGGTGCGGGCGTCGCAGCAGGCCGGCATGGATGCTGCCCGGGCCGGCGCCAAGTTCGCCGACGTGCACAATGCGGCCGTGCGCGTGCTGGCGCAGACCTTTGCCGACTGGGGCATCCTGCCGGTCAGCCCCGACGAGGCGCTGTCACCCGAGGGTGGCCAGTGGCGCCGCTGGATGGTGCATGGCACCAGCCACCACCTGGGCCTGGACGTGCATGACTGCGCCCAGGCGCGCGTCGAGAACTACCGCAAGGGCACATTGCGGGCCGGCATGGTGATCACCGTGGAGCCCGGCATCTACTTCAAGTCGACCGACCTGAAGGTGCCCCCGGAGTTGCGCGGCATCGGCGTGCGCATCGAGGACGACATCGTCATCACCCCGAACGGCTGCGACATCCTGTCGTCGCACCTGCCCCGCGAGAGCCGGGCCGTGGAGGACTGGATGGCCTCGGTCGTCCGCAAGTAGGGGCGCGCGGACCCGCCCTGCCGACCATGAACGTGAGATTGCCCGGACCCCCGCGGGGGTCCGGGCAATCTCACAGATGAGGCGGAAAGCAAGTGCTGCGGCAGCACCACGGCACGGCGTCAGTGGTCAGTCACGACCACCGGTCGGGTCAAAGGTGCCCGCGCTGGAGGCGGGCGGTTGATCCGAGCCCTGCGCTCCCGGGGTCCCCTCTCCCGGGGTGGAGCCACCGTTGGTCGGCTGCTCGACGACACCGCGTGCCGGCGACTGGCCGGCCGCTGCGGGCGGCTGCTGCGAGGGATAGCCCTGCGACGTGCCGGACTGGGTGGACGTGGTGCCCGACTGACTGTTGGGCGCGGGCCATGCCGGCGGCGGGAACGACCCGGACCCGGTGGTGGCGGGTGCCTGCTGGGAGCCGGCGGAACCCGGCTGCCCGGCCTGCTGGCTTGCCCCATAGGGCTGCTGCCCCGCGGCGCCGTAGTGCTGGCCACCCGATGCTCCGCGGTTCTGGCCACCGGACAGCATGGCGCGTGCCTGACCGGCCACCTCGGCCTCGCCCAGCACCTCATAGTGCGTGGCAATGATCTGCGTGGTCGAGGTGAAATCGCGGCGTCCGCCAGTCATCCGGTAGCCGATGGCCGAGGTGATCATATTGGCCGCCACGAAGATGACCAGCGAGCTGACGAGCATCAGGAAGGGGTTGACGTTGGGGATGAACAGCCACAGGAACAGCGAGGCCATGATGCCCCACACCACGCCGGTCATCGCCGAGGACGTCAGCACCTTGCCCCAGGTGAGTCCTCCGGTGATCCGCTCGAAACTCTTCAGGTCGGTGCCGACGATCGAGAGGTTCTGCACGGGGAATCGCTGATCGGCGAGGTAGTCGACCGCGTGCTGGGCGTCCTGGTAGGAGTTGTAGATGGCGATGGACACGGGACGCTGCAGGGTGAACCGACCGGCCGGGCCGCCCTGTGCCGCTGCGCCCTGAGGGCTGAGGAAAGACATTGGTTGCTCCTTGCGGGCCCGCCGCACCTCGGCGGAACTCACTCCAGCCTAGCCACCGGATTTCCCGATTCCACAGGTCCCGCTATGGAGCGGGAATGAACTTTCTGTGCGTCTGCCCTGTGCCCCCTGAGCATTCCCGGGCGTTCAGCGCGCGCGGATCGCCTCATGCATCGCCAGCACGCGTCGTGCCGTCTCGACATGCAGGTTCTCGATCATCTTCCCGTGGAATGTCACCACTCCCCGGC
The window above is part of the Propionibacterium freudenreichii subsp. freudenreichii genome. Proteins encoded here:
- a CDS encoding zinc ribbon domain-containing protein, with the protein product MRADPSAQRRLLDLAHIDTELVQLRHAGEHLPENQQLSALQTKRLALSERITEAETRRGDAQAEVDRVEKDLNPAKERLERNEKRVHSGEINSERALKGITDEIEHLKGRVSDLEDIELEAMDRVDAAAREHGEFTAQRTEIENQMRALLTQRDDAKAGLQTKRDQLQRERGEITDVLPEDLVKLYDHVAEHTGNTGAAELRAKRCGGCGLEIDSAELHRIAAEGVDVVLRCDECGRILVRTSQSGV
- a CDS encoding S-layer homology domain-containing protein, whose amino-acid sequence is MRRFFSAAIAILLAATLTPALNAPMASAADQASATSFVDVPATNQFFTEITWLADRGVTTGYPDGSFQPLRPVARDAMAAFLYRYAGSPEVADQAASPFVDISSSTQFYKEMSWLAQKGISTGWETGNGCRVFKPMEPVKRDAMDAFMYRLTEGGGTPITGGGCNANPNPNPNPGEGTVQTGVHFGSFCAPEGATGTTVQGITATCKKYPGEPRARWRR
- a CDS encoding aminopeptidase P family protein — protein: MSDKQPKIPEGRTPFSSAFKQFICEDWAPYSDQLPLPLDSVASSSRHRADIAQQFPGERLVVPAGSYKQRNNDCDYPFRPHSAFTHLTGLGTDREPDAVLLIEPDGEARLYFHPRAPRTDPEFYASARYGEMWVGQRDSLAEMSARCGIPTVDIRGLGDALSAGHAPLRVVREADPAVTETVDDTRGAIQLDRDDELATALSELRLVKDDWELDQLREACRVSALAFEDVVANFNKAVEYGHGERWIEGIFGLHARHEGNAVGYDTIAAAGDHANTLHWIKNDGPLREGDLVLMDAGIEIDSLYTADITRTMPVGGTFTTPQRQVYDAVRASQQAGMDAARAGAKFADVHNAAVRVLAQTFADWGILPVSPDEALSPEGGQWRRWMVHGTSHHLGLDVHDCAQARVENYRKGTLRAGMVITVEPGIYFKSTDLKVPPELRGIGVRIEDDIVITPNGCDILSSHLPRESRAVEDWMASVVRK